From the Malus domestica chromosome 17, GDT2T_hap1 genome, one window contains:
- the LOC103426260 gene encoding disease resistance protein RPV1-like, giving the protein MDAFRDSSSSSYRCSYHAFLSFRGQDTRRGFTDHLYRALELAGIHTFRDDDEIKRGENIESELDKAIQESQVSIIVFSKDYASSRWCLNELLKIVERRNTDHRHVVLPVFYDVDPSDVRKQSGTFAKAFARHEERFSTEMDKVEQWRRALGDVASLGGMVLGDRYEGQFIQDVVEEISNKLDPAALDVAPFAVGIDNRVQDLNMWLQDGSNDVGVAVICGMGGIGKSTIVKAAYNQNFDRFQGSSFLADIRESSEQPNGFARLQRKLLLDIQKGNAKKVYNVAEGISRIKRAVGYKRVLIVLDDVNSRDQLNAILGMREWLHPGSKIIITTRHEHLLNAHEVCEKFMVRELDEDESLELFSWHAFGQSHPVEGYMELSRHVVQHCGGLPLAIQVLGSSLSGKSVEVWQSALQKLDVIPNDKIQKVLRISFDSLHEDHDQNLFLHIASFFTGKTMDYIITILDNLEFCTRVGIENLVDRCLVTIQGTKLVMHQLLRNMAMAIIRKESPHDPGKRSRVLQNDASNILRKLSGTENIKGLMLNLASKRTFVGSDNKRCHAEDYDGNCSRRRRLGFFSWKPVSFSSTNSASASNEIDFKSEAFRRMHNLEILMLNNVNVRGSYEEFSKKLVCLSWRGFHLKSIPENFCLENLVVLDMRNSSLQHVWNETRVIPRLKILNFSHSHGLRTVPDFSGLYNLERLILKHCINLVEVHESIGNLEKLAVLNLEGCKNLMKLPVLRSIQDLILSGCSKLEMKKLNLVSAKSWYSVWSWVSPRKHTELSSFSLASLPRSLISLSLDCCNISEIPSALTMLSSLEYLKLDDNPITSLPESMNNLVKLQSLKVSGCRNLTMLPELPRSLTSLTLACCNISEIPSALTMLSLLEYLDLDGNPITSLPESMNNVVKLQTLKVSGCRNLTILPELPRSLTCLTLACCNISEIPSALTMLSSLEYLDLDGNPITSLPESMNNVVKLQTLKVSGCRNLTILPELPRSLTGLTLACCNISEIPSALTMQSSLEYLDLDGNPITSLPESMNNLVKLQTLKVSGCRNLTILPELPRSLTGLTLACCNISEIPSALTMQSSLEYLDLDGNRITSLPESMNNLVKLQTLKVSGCRNLTILPELPRSLTCLTLACCNISEIPSALTMQPSLEYLDLDCNPITSLPESMNNLVKLQTLKVSGCRNLTILPELPSSLTCLTLACCNISEIPSALTMLSSLEYLDLDGNPITSLPESMNNLVKLQTLKVSGCRNLTILPELPRSLTCLTLACCNISEIPSALTMLSSLEYLDLDGNPITSLPESMNNLVKLQTLKVSGCRNLTILPELPCSLTSLTLACCNISEIPSALTMLSSLEKLDLSCNPITSLPESMNNLVKLQTLKVSGCRNLTILPELPHSLTSLTLACCNISEIPSALTMLSSLEKLDLSYNPITSLPESMNNLVKLQTLKVSGCRNLTILPELPRSLTSLTLACCNISEIPSALTMLSSLEYLDLDGNLITSLPESMNNLVKLQTLKVSGCKNLTMLPELPRS; this is encoded by the exons ATGGATGCTTTCCGAgattcctcttcctcctcttacCGGTGTTCCTATCATGCCTTCTTGAGTTTCAGAGGCCAGGACACGCGCAGGGGCTTTACTGATCACCTCTATAGAGCCTTGGAGCTAGCAGGAATCCACACGTTTAGAGACGATGATGAAATCAAGAGAGGGGAGAATATTGAGTCGGAGTTAGACAAGGCGATACAGGAGTCACAAGTATCGATAATTGTCTTCTCCAAGGACTACGCTTCCTCAAGGTGGTGTTTGAACGAACTTCTGAAGATCGTGGAACGTAGAAATACTGATCATAGACATGTGGTTCTGCCAGTTTTCTATGATGTGGATCCATCCGATGTCAGGAAGCAGAGTGGTACTTTTGCTAAAGCATTTGCCAGACATGAGGAGCGATTCAGTACCGAGATGGACAAGGTGGAGCAGTGGAGAAGAGCTCTTGGAGATGTTGCATCTTTGGGAGGCATGGTTTTAGGAGATCG GTATGAGGGGCAGTTCATCCAAGATGTTGTTGAAGAGATTAGTAATAAACTGGATCCCGCAGCTTTAGACGTTGCTCCCTTTGCAGTTGGAATAGATAATCGTGTGCAAGACCTAAATATGTGGTTACAAGATGGATCAAATGATGTTGGTGTAGCTGTCATCTGTGGTATGGGTGGAATTGGCAAGAGCACCATTGTGAAAGCTGCTTATAACCAAAACTTTGATAGATTTCAAGGTAGCAGCTTTCTTGCAGATATACGAGAATCTTCAGAACAACCTAATGGTTTTGCTCGCTTGCAAAGAAAACTTCTTTTAGATATCCAAAAGGGGAACGCAAAGAAAGTATACAATGTGGCTGAAGGAATAAGCAGGATCAAACGAGCCGTAGGCTATAAAAGAGTTCTTATTGTTCTCGATGATGTGAACAGCCGGGATCAACTCAATGCAATTCTTGGAATGCGAGAATGGCTTCATCCAGGAAGTAAAATTATCATAACAACTCGACATGAACATTTGTTAAATGCTCATGAAGTTTGTGAAAAGTTTATGGTTCGAGAACTGGATGAAGATGAATCACTTGAGCTTTTCAGTTGGCATGCCTTCGGACAATCCCATCCGGTAGAAGGTTACATGGAGCTTTCAAGACATGTGGTGCAGCATTGTGGAGGGCTTCCATTAGCTATTCAAGTTCTGGGATCTTCTTTATCTGGAAAAAGTGTAGAAGTATGGCAAAGTGCATTGCAGAAGTTAGACGTGATCCCTAATGACAAAATTCAAAAAGTTCTGAGGATAAGTTTTGATTCTTTACACGAAGATCATGACCAAAATTTATTCCTTCATATAGCTAGCTTCTTCACAGGAAAGACGATGGATTATATAATTACAATACTGGACAACTTAGAGTTTTGCACAAGGGTTGGGATTGAAAATCTAGTTGATAGATGTCTAGTGACAATTCAAGGGACGAAGTTGGTCATGCATCAATTGTTGAGAAACATGGCAATGGCAATTATTCGCAAAGAATCACCTCATGACCCTGGAAAACGTAGTAGAGTGTTGCAGAACGATGCCTCTAATATTTTGAGAAAATTAAGT GGCACAGAAAATATTAAGGGCCTCATGCTCAACCTTGCTAGCAAAAGAACATTTGTTGGAAGTGATAACAAACGATGCCATGCTGAAGATTATGATGGAAACTGTTCAAGACGACGTCGGCTTGGTTTCTTCTCTTGGAAGCCAGTTAGTTTTTCCTCCACAAACTCAGCTTCTGCATCAAATGAGATAGATTTCAAATCTGAGGCTTTTAGAAGGATGCACAATCTTGAAATTCTCATGCTCAACAACGTCAACGTCAGGGGAAGCTACGaagaattttcaaaaaaattagtATGTTTATCTTGGCGAGGATTCCACTTAAAATCAATACCCGaaaatttttgtttggaaaaCCTGGTTGTTCTAGACATGCGAAATAGTAGCCTACAACATGTTTGGAATGAGACCAGG GTTATTCCGAGGCTGAAGATTCTTAATTTCAGTCATTCGCATGGCCTTAGGACAGTCCCCGATTTCTCAGGACTCTATAACCTTGAGAGGTTGATTCTTAAACATTGCATAAATTTGGTTGAGGTTCATGAGTCCATCGGAAACCTAGAAAAACTTGCTGTTTTGAATCTAGAAGGCTGCAAAAATCTCATGAAGCTTCCAGTATTGAGATCTATTCAGGATCTTATTCTTTCTGGTTGCTCAAAGCTTGAAATGAAGAAACTCAATCTGGTATCAGCTAAATCATGGTATTCAGTCTGGTCGTGGGTGTCGCCAAGAAAACATACTGAATTAAGCAGTTTCTCATTGGCAAGTTTACCACGTTCTTTGATAAGTTTAAGTCTGGATTGCTGCAATATATCAGAGATTCCAAGTGCCCTAACTATGCTGTCCTCGTTAGAGTACTTGAAGCTGGATGATAATCCGATTACAAGCCTACCAGAAAGCATGAACAATCTTGTTAAGCTCCAGAGTCTTAAAGTATCTGGTTGCAGAAACCTCACAATGCTTCCAGAGCTCCCACGTTCTTTGACAAGTTTAACACTGGCTTGCTGCAATATATCAGAGATTCCAAGTGCCCTAACTATGCTGTCCTtattagagtacttggatcttgATGGTAATCCGATTACAAGCCTACCAGAAAGCATGAACAATGTTGTTAAGCTCCAGACTCTTAAAGTATCTGGTTGCAGAAACCTCACAATACTTCCAGAGCTCCCACGTTCTTTGACATGTTTAACACTGGCTTGCTGCAATATATCAGAGATTCCTAGTGCCCTAACTATGCTGTCCTcattagagtacttggatcttgATGGTAATCCGATTACAAGCCTACCAGAAAGCATGAACAATGTTGTTAAGCTCCAAACTCTTAAAGTATCTGGTTGCAGAAACCTCACAATACTTCCAGAGCTCCCACGTTCTTTGACAGGTTTAACACTGGCTTGCTGCAATATATCAGAGATTCCAAGTGCCCTAACTATGCAGTCCTcattagagtacttggatcttgATGGTAATCCGATTACAAGCCTACCAGAAAGCATGAACAATCTTGTTAAGCTCCAGACTCTTAAAGTATCTGGTTGCAGAAACCTCACAATACTTCCAGAGCTCCCACGTTCTTTGACAGGTTTAACACTGGCTTGCTGCAATATATCAGAGATTCCAAGTGCCCTAACTATGCAGTCCTcattagagtacttggatcttgATGGTAATCGGATTACAAGCCTACCAGAAAGCATGAACAATCTTGTTAAGCTCCAGACTCTTAAAGTATCTGGTTGCAGAAACCTCACAATACTTCCAGAGCTCCCACGTTCTTTGACATGTTTAACACTGGCTTGCTGCAATATATCAGAGATTCCAAGTGCCCTAACTATGCAGCCCTcattagagtacttggatcttgATTGTAATCCGATTACAAGCCTACCAGAAAGCATGAACAATCTTGTTAAGCTCCAGACTCTTAAAGTATCTGGTTGCAGAAACCTCACAATACTTCCAGAGCTCCCAAGTTCTTTGACATGTTTAACACTGGCTTGCTGCAATATATCAGAGATTCCAAGTGCCCTAACTATGCTGTCCTCGTTGGAGTACTTGGATCTTGATGGTAATCCGATTACAAGCCTACCAGAAAGCATGAACAATCTTGTTAAGCTCCAGACTCTTAAAGTATCTGGTTGCAGAAACCTCACAATACTTCCAGAGCTCCCACGTTCTTTGACATGTTTAACACTGGCTTGCTGCAATATATCAGAGATTCCAAGTGCCCTAACTATGCTGTCCTCGTTGGAGTACTTGGATCTTGATGGTAATCCGATTACAAGCCTACCAGAAAGCATGAACAATCTTGTTAAGCTCCAGACTCTTAAAGTATCTGGTTGCAGAAACCTCACAATACTTCCAGAGCTCCCATGTTCTTTGACAAGTTTAACACTAGCTTGCTGCAATATATCAGAGATTCCAAGTGCCCTAACTATGCTGTCCTCGTTGGAGAAGTTGGATCTGAGTTGCAATCCGATTACAAGCCTACCAGAAAGCATGAACAATCTTGTTAAGCTCCAAACTCTTAAAGTATCTGGTTGCAGAAACCTCACAATACTTCCAGAGCTCCCACATTCTTTGACAAGTTTAACACTGGCTTGCTGCAATATATCAGAGATTCCAAGTGCCCTAACTATGCTGTCCTCGTTGGAGAAGTTGGATCTGAGTTACAATCCGATTACAAGCCTACCAGAAAGCATGAACAATCTTGTTAAGCTCCAGACTCTTAAAGTATCTGGTTGCAGAAACCTCACAATACTTCCAGAGCTCCCACGTTCTTTGACAAGTTTAACACTGGCTTGCTGCAATATATCAGAGATTCCAAGTGCCCTAACTATGCTGTCCTcattagagtacttggatcttgATGGTAATCTGATTACAAGCCTACCAGAAAGCATGAACAATCTTGTTAAGCTCCAGACTCTTAAAGTATCTGGTTGCAAAAACCTCACAATGCTTCCAGAGCTCCCGCGTAGTTGA